The Cyprinus carpio isolate SPL01 chromosome B22, ASM1834038v1, whole genome shotgun sequence genome contains the following window.
TAACTtactttctggaataccccctgAGTTAAAACCTAAAGTTTTGACAACtgacaaacaaatgttttgttctgAGGTATATGAAGATGGCAAGGTTTGTTAATTTACttcaaatataaattatgttataataGCTGCAAAGTGATCTTGCTGGGATCCCCTCAGATCATGTGACTTCTGTATTTTtcctgtaaaaaacaaacaaacaatgaatcaCAGAATgcaaagattttaatttaaaattacagaaCATCAGCACATCTGGCATCTGTCACTGAGCAACTTGTGTTTGAAATATTGTGTAAAGGTAAAGGATTTTTATCGTCATTCCAAAGCATGGTACATGAGCTGGAACAAAATTAGGTACTGAGGTCCGGTTAAAACCATTCACAATAAATAACTAACTACTCATCAATAAATACAATAGATAAAATAACAGATAATACAAGCCCATATTAGTATATGGGTACAGTCTCTCCACACACTAAAAACCCTTAAAAATTAGCAGCATAGTAATAAAGTTAGTGCAATCTAATTTAGGACAGCAATTTCAGTTTGTCAATTCTGCAGTTGGCAGTGTTAAAAAGTCTCACGGCTTCTGGAtagaagctgtttttttttgcctgatgTTCTAGTTCTGATGCTGCTCTGCCTCCTGCCTGATGGAAGAGGGTCAAATAGTCTATTGGCAGGGTGAGAGAAGTCTTCCATGATACTTGCAGCCCTAGTCTTGCATCTGTTGATGTATATATCTCCAATTGCAGGGAGACTGTAACCGATGACTTTCCACCACACACCTATAAAAAGATGTGAGAACTGTAGTTCCCAAGCCAGCCTTTTTAAGCCTCCACAGAAAATACAGCCTTTGATGAGCCTTTTTTACCAGACTATTGAAGTTGGATTTCCACTTTAAGTCATCGTTGATATGTACTCCTAGATATTTGTAGCTGGAGACAACTTCCACCTCAGCCCCTCCAATACAAATGGGAGGGGGGTGTGCCTGGTTTTTCTGAAGTCCACAATAATGTCTTTAGTGTTTTCCACGTTAATGCAAAGGTTGTTATCCTTGCACAAGGCCACCATTTGATCTAACCTCCGATCTATAGGCTGACTCGTCATTCTGAGAAATGAGTCCCATCACAACAGTATCGTCTGCAAACTTGACAACATGATTACTCGGGTGTCTGGCTGAACAATCATATGTCAGCAGTGTGTACAACATTGggctcaggacacagccctgcgGTGAGCCGGTGTTGAGAACAATTCTGGAAGAAAATGTATTATGGATTTTTAcatactgttttctgtttgttaaaaAGTCCAGTACCCAGTTGCACAATGAGTAACTCAGTCCTAGAATTTCCAGTTTGTGTATCAATGTCTGTGGAATTATTGTATTAAAAGCTGAACTAAAATCCATAAAAAGCAATCTCACATAGGTGTCTTTGCTGTccaggtgggtaagagccagatGTAAAACTGATGAGACGGCATCTGCAGTGAACCTGTTCTTTCTATAAACGTACTGATTCTGGTCAGTGCTGGCATCAATTTTCTCACTGATTTGAATCATGACCAgccgctcaaagcacttcatcactATTGGGGTGAGTGCTACCGGGCGATAGTCATTCAAACATGACACCGTATTAGTCTTAGGCACAGGAATAATAGTAGCAGATTTAAAACATGATGGTACAACTGCTTTTGACAGtgagatatttaaaatgtcactCAGTACCTCTGAGAGCTGAAATGCACAGTCCCTGCCTGGGATGTTATCTGGGCCTGCAGCTTTCCATGGTTTGACTCTCTGAAGGACCCTCCTGACATCTTCTGTGGTTACACTGGGTGGCTGCTCACCAGGTGGTACAGTGATTCTAAGTGCTAGGAGTGGTATTAGAGGCCTCAAAAACGAGCATAGAAAGTGTTGAGAGCATCAGGAAGAGATGGATCTCTGGAGCATTCAGTATCTCCTCTTTTAAAATCAGTGATGCTCTTAATGCCGGCCCAGATTCTCTGGGGGTTGGCTGAAGAAAAATGACCCTGTATCTTGAGAGCATAATCAGCCTTAGCTCTTTTTATGCCGGTACTCAAATTCCATCCTTGCCACTCGAAGCACCTCCGTGTCGCCCTTCCTGAATGCTGAATCTCGTGCTCTCAGAAGTGATCTGACCTCAGCAGTTAGCCAGGGCTTCTGGTTAGGGTGGATAGTTATTGTCCTAGTGGTAGTAACATCATCCACACACTTACTTATGTAACAGGTGACAGAGGATGCATACTCCTCCAGATCCACCTCTCCAGCATCTGTTGCAGCCTCCCTGAAGACCTGCCAGTCAGTACTTTCAAAGCAGTGTTGCAACACAGAGGCAGCATTACTGGGCCACACTGTAACTGACTTTTGTGTTGGTTTCATTGTCTTCACAACAGGGCTGTAGGAGGGAGCAAGCATAACAGAGATATGATCAGACAGTCCAAGGTTAGGAAGAGGAAATGCTCTATAGGCTCCGCGTCTATAGGCTATAGGCTACACACGATCGAGGGTGTTATTCCCCCGGGTCCCGATAGTAACATGTTGGTAAAACCTTGGTGTAATGTCCGTCAAATTTACATGCATATAATCTCCAGCAATCACATAAAAATGCGTCAGGGTATTTGTTTTGGAGAGAGACTATGTTTTCATGTAGTTCTGCTAGCGCCTCATTAGCTTTTGCGCTCGGAggaatataaacaacaacaacgaacATGGCTGTGAGCTCTCGCGGTAGATAATACAGCCGGCATTTGATGGTCATGTATTCAACGTTTCCAGAGCAGTGAGTGCTAATAATGGAACAGTTAGTGCACCAACCTTTGTTGATATACATGCAAAGTCCACCTCCTCGAGTCTTCCCCCAACAACTGACTCCGGTCGGCCGGTGGAGTAGCATGCCATTGATCTGGAGTACCGAATCTGGTACGTTGTCATTAAGCCATGTTTCCATCAATAAAAGCACGCAGCAGTTTTCCTCATCTCCTTGTACATATTAATTCGCAGCCTTAATAAATCCAGTTTGTTGTCCAACGCCCGAACATTGGCTAAAAAAAAGAGACGAAATCACCAGTCTGTTGTTGTTAGCCTTTAGCTTAGCCAGCAGGCCGGCTCGCTTGCCTCTCTTCTGCTTCCGAGCACACCACTTCCTCTTGCCTCTGAGCCTGCGTATGTTGCATTGCCATGCCGTTGTCCTCAGAAGTCCCATCCTACCCAGCTCTGACTTAAGATTCTGTGATAGTTTTGCTTCATACTTGCTGTTAATTTTGCAGAGTTCAAGTGGGTTATAACTCACAAACCTccttgcacacatacacacaatattcCTTACTGTAGCCAGTGAAGCCGGCAAAATACTAGTTAAACCGGGGAGCTCGAGAAGCCATTGCGCGCCGCCatcttgtatttatatatattattttgccaGCACAGTGAAAGGAGACAATTGTGAAATTAAGATCATTAAGGAGAGGTAAGTATCTTACCTCATTGCTGGACAGCCCTTTGTTGGATTCTATTCCATTCTGCACTGAgaaataattacacacacaattaaatgctacttttgtaaaaaataaaggtgtttaCCTTTTGCTATAGTATCTGTAGATGATACTTGCCCCTTTTAGAGATTTTGCAATAGATGATGCAACCAAAAGTTAGAATCAGAACACTACCAAAAACCATTGCTGCTATAGAGCCTGGGTGTTCAAGGTCTGATACTGTAGAAGCTAAAGAGAGACAGACATTAATTTGAATAGTGAACTCggactcaaaatattaattttatagtgttgaagacaaattataaatgaaattataaatgtaacttcacataaaaatattagGGTTTTCTTCTTCACTATTTTCATCTTTAATATTGCTGTGTGTTAATGTGAATACAAGGCTTATTTTAGTTAGGACTTGAGTAGTATAGAAAGTagtctgttaaataaaaaaagtgtggaATTATATTTCTCttataattaattgattttatttgtaaataatattaatactcaCCAGTGACAAGAACACTGAATCTCTTAAGTAAGGTGTTCCTGCTGCTGCTCATTACTATGCGATAAGACCCAGCATGTTCAAATCTAGTACCTTTGATGGTGAGAGATCCATTTTCATGATAAAGGATTCTGTCTTTGAATCTCTCATGTGTAGAAAAGACCGGATGTGTTCCATTGATTTTAGATACGAGAGTATCATTACCTCCAAACTTCCACAGCAGCTGACCATACTTCTGTATATCAGTAACACCAGTGTCTAGAGTAAAAGATTCTTCCCACTATCACTGTTATGTATTTCACTACATCTGTTACAGAATCAAGCACATGATATGAATGAAAAACATATACTCAAGagattttaatctaattaaaatgcCATTTGTATACTGTCTCAATGACACTATGCCACAGATAcagtttacacattttaaaagttaaaatattatattgttattaaaaaattatctgCATATAATACTGTAATACATTTAGAAGGTTACTTACTGCAGACATTAACAACGAAACTCTTGTGTACAGTGTGTCTGCTGTTGAAGATGTGTAGATGATAGACTCCAgtgtgttgagttgtgatgtttgtgatggtcagagatccagtttgatcgtccagcttcagtctttctctgaatctctcatcaggaaCATCAGATGTAGAGAAGTTTTGGGCAGCTCTACTGATTTTCGCTATAATGGAGTCGTCATATTCAAACTGTATCTCAtcatatattttagtaatatcagattctagagtgactgaatctccctccatcactgatactGACTTCACTGCATCTGAATCACCAAACACAAATAGAGAACAGAAACAGTTATGTAAAGGACAGTACAGGttacaaatgtaaattatatatatatatttttttaccaatGTTTACCAATAACAGGACTTCTTTACTATCTGACACTTTTTGGGCACCACCCCTGAGATAAACAAAATGCTTATGTCCTCCAGAGAACGTGCATTGCATGGATGAAATGTATTTTGCAACATGTTCATTCACAAGATGGAATGTACGAAAAGATTCACATACTGTGAAAATGCTGGTTTCTGAAAGGAGATTTATTATCTACAGAATCATTTATATCCATTAAGTAGAAGAAACTTGaagtgctgaatttttttttttttttttttttttttttttttttttttgatgatatgcAGGATTTTGTCCTTCTGTGTAAGACAGGCATTAACATTTGCTTGCATTTTACTCATGAAATACTGAAATtcatgtattataatttattcagtGCAAAGAATTACTCAGGTTACATCTGGCcctcaaaagtaattaaatgaagACCACTTTACATTTAGTTGTGAACTATCTACACTTTAACAGAAGGAACGAATGAACCTgtgatttttaattcttaaagtaCTCaccaaaaatagtaatattgaatCTCTTCTGTATGGTGTGAGTGCTGCTGATCATCTGTAGGTTATAAGTCCCACACTGTTCTGTTCTAATGCTCCTGATTTTTGAGAGATCCAGTGTCACGATCCACCTCTAATTTGTTTAAGATTGGCGGAACTTGGTATGTTTTGTTAAATGTACATATCACAGTGTTTCAAAACATCCACTGTATTAGatgatatttatgtatttcagCAGCATCAGTGTGTAGAATGACAATAATCTCCCTTCATGACCGGCACAATCTCAAGCCCATCTCTTTTATCAGACACCACTGGAGGAAATGCAAGAACAGTTACTCAGAGACACTTATCTgtctaaaaacagacaaaattaagACTGCTACTGAAGTACAATCAAATACCACAGCCAATAAGAAGATCATGTAGGCGGACTCGCAACGAAACAGAAAAGTACATAatcaaattcataaatattataccATTTTAGCATTACTGAGATAACAAACAGAGTTTCTAAAACAATCATAGAATAAACTTTGAACGTTCTTGTTTTCAAGATATATGGCAATGATAATCTCAGGTATTGCTTATAcacttaatttaatgttaaagtagtggcagttgtggcctaatggttgagagtcggacttgtaacccaaaggtcgcggTTTCGAGTCTCAGAACTggaaggaattgtaggtgggagtgaatgtgaaattaaattatcAGACTGAAAATAACCCTGACATACTCACCACTGACATTGTATAACATGTCTATGTTTTTGGCCATGGATGCTTAGTTTGTAAAGTCCAGAATGTTCTGTTCTTATGTTCGTGATGTTGAGATCTCCAATTTGCTGGTTTATGTGCAGTCTGCCTCTGAAACTCTCACCAATAACATCAGTATACACATTTGCTGTATTAGCTACGCTGTTGACTCTAGCTATGAGAATGCTGTTTGGTCCAAACCTCCAGTCTATCACATGCCCTTTCTCTACTTCAGTAAGACTGgtgtgtagagtgacagaatctccctccatcactgacacagactcactcactgtataaccaaacacacctgaaatcaAAAGAAGAACTGACAaggaaaaacagaaacacataaacacaaataaaaaagtaaaaaatgaaaaaatcaaataatcaacGAGTTACAAAGGATACTATGAAAAAATCAGCTAAACAAAATTAACTAATCAATCAGTAGCCATAGCAAACtaatgaacaacaaaaacaaagggaACGGGTCAGTTCTTCATCATTTATTCCCCCTCGAGTTATTCCGTACCTGTATAAATTGCTTTATTCTGccgaacacaaaggaagatattttgaagaatgtttgtaccCAGGCAGATCTCGAGTCCTATTCTCCTCCTTAGTAGGAAAGAACTAtactatggaagtgaatgggaccCAAGATCTGTTTAGATATTAACATTATTCCaaatatctttctttgtgttcagcagaacaaagaattAATGAAGAAAGAATTTTcctttatgggtgaactatccctttaaatccattTTTACTCTTGTTctgtatatataacattatttgttcttcaagcatatatatatatatatatatatatatatatatgtagcctaCCACAGCCATTTCAGgtcttaaaaactaaattaaaaaaaaaaacacatagactCTCTTAccgtataacaaaaaaaacacaacttatgctttttaaatgaaacctAATGTGTTGTGCGAATCACATAGACTCTCTTACCGttcaagaacaaaaacacaacgaACAAGGAAACATTCTCCATATGGCTGTCGATTTCTTCAAACCGTATTTTAATAAACCTAATCGGTGGTTTATCTTAATCCTCTCTCTCGCCTGTGTCCTTTCTGATCGTACTCGAAACTAGTGTTGAATGAATCGTTTGTTTCAAATCAGTGATTCAGATTCAGAACGTGTGTCAAACTCTCAAAGTCACCTGTTTTCAGTAAACGAGGCTTCGTTACGTCATAACTGTTTCAAAAATTTGGAATCTTTGAAAAAGTCTCTAATGCAAATCAAGAACAAAAAGAATGACGTAATGTTAGATTTCGTGGAGGATTTTTTAATTGAGTAGTTCCCCTGCTGCAGTCCTTGGTTTTGTCTTAGTGAAGAAGAAAAATCACAtgaacattttgttgattatgtatgtttattattattattattattattattattattattattattttcttcttctctcaAATGCTGTCTAACGATTAAGATTATTCGTCTTTCTGGTGTATGTGGACTTAAATTGTTCTATCATTTCTTTGattaaaagcaaacaacaacaacaattaataaaaaaaaaaaaaaaacaacaacaacaacgatttGCCACTGGGGGGCGATGATTGTCCTCCAGAtccattttttatggttttgttttctgatcataaaaaaaaacaataatattacttTAAAGTCTCTTAATTGGCCTGTACAGCTGAGCCATttatagaacagaaaaaaaaacctcaagttGATAAAAGgatgtatattataaatacacttaATAATTAATTAGATGATTAGTTAAGCATTTGATAGATTATACTTATACACATAAAACCTTTGTAATGGGTTTGTAAAAGTTCGTATGCATATGTTGCggtgtttttgttgcatttacactgTTCCGACCAGGAGTCACCTACGTGGCgtttcgaaacagtgaatcattttgcgcaGCATTTGGTTCAATTGATTCGAATCTTTTTAAAGCTTCGTTTCCCCCATCACCACATGATTGTACCGACAGAGAACTGTTTGCTGAAAATCACGGGAAGCCTATCGGGTTATTGCCAACGTAGGCTAAACAAATGCAGTATTATGATCTGAAATGGCTGACTACTGTAAAGAAATTTCTTTCACGGCTCAGCATTTTTGAGAGGAACACAACTTGACAACTCACACtagccaaaaacaaaacacaaaaaaacaccttaaCATAACACCTGCACTCTATTGCCACCTAGGGGCTAAGTGACACCTAACATGTTACAACAATAAATTGTTTATACCATAACTAGCCTACAAAATCCCAAAGTCTTTCTGACTTGTGGGAAAGCTCAATATGGGCACAATTTTAACACTGTCAAAGTAAAAGACCCTGTATGGAATTAAATAGGCAGATAGTGCATACTTGAATGTCTATGACTGGATGATTATTGCTGTTTTGATATGTCTACTCTATATGATTGACCAAAGTACTTTTTAACCCTATTTATTCGTGTGTATAACTTTTAAATTCTTAAACAATCCTGTCAGAAGATGTATCATGGCTATTCCAGGATGGCAAAACCAAGATTCATCAAGCTCAAACTGTGAAAGAGTGGGTACACGGAGAATGAAGAAATTGACTTGTCACAGGTTTACATGATTCAGCCTTCCTATCTCCTGCTGATTACATTGCACTTACCATGATTGTTTATGTGGACACCATTTATGCTTGAAAACCTGGGACAAAATTGGGTTTAGGAACATAAATAAAATCTGCTTAGAGGCACTTTGAAAAAAGAATCAATGTTCGTAAATGCACAAAGCAGTTTGTTCTGTGAACAGCGTGTTTTGTGAGTCAAAATGAAACCTGCTGAGGTTTGACAACTTTACATGTGCACAGAATAGTGGTGTGCTCTGGTAGGTCCCATACAGAAAACCAtaataaaagcataaagaaaaagaaaaaaaaaaacgctaccATTAGGACATGGTGCTGATGACATGTACTAGGTATAAGTGTTGAATGACATACAGTACCATATTATATAAAACTTCATATGGCAAAATAGTGTACAGTctcagaaaaaagtacaaaagctgtcactgggacggtaccttttcaaaagtgCACCATTTGTACCTAAAccgtccatattggtaccttaaaggtacatattaatacctaaaaggtacaaaactaCACATTTACAAAAGGTACCGCCACAGTGAccgcttttgtacctttttttctgagagtttaaattacaaattgttattaatattattattttaagtttccAGTTTGGAGATAATCCTAAGCAGTAGCAATGTATTCTTAgacttaatatataaaaagacCAAAAGTCTAGTCCAAACAATGTTTTGTCCATGCTGTACAGCATCCTCTCACAAGCTGTGACAACACAGACTGtggtaaaaagaaaaagtaacagCTGCAAAGCACACAAAAGGTGGACACAGTCTCTCACTAGAGTCTCAGACAGTTTTAATCTCGAACAGACTAGATTTTCTCTATACAGATTTACTCTAAACCACAGACGAGGTTCAACATTGCAGATTTCTTTAGTGATACTATTTCAGACCTCTGATCTGTTGAAGAAAATGTTTTACTCATTTGTTTTTTGCTCTTTGTGCTTTTGGCATCTGGCTGGTAAGTTAAAGACATGCTGTTCCAGTTCTAGCAGATTTATGTATATCACGGTGAAATCCAGATTCAGGTCTGTGATCTTGCGTAAAGAGTTAGGACATTTAAATTCTTAAAGTTTGtgttcatttcaaaatgaaaacttattttactttaacaACACATTCATTGTGCCAAACTGTCTCTGTTTTCCAGTGTTTTGTGATGCTGTGCAGATGATATCCGTGATGGATGGACATTCTGTTACGTTACAAACTAATACTGAAATACAGAAAGAGGATCTTCTAATGTGGAAGTTTGGAGCTGAAAAGTCTTTGATTGCTGAAATCAATGCAGAGGCTGGAAGCTTCAACACATATGATgttcctgatgggagattcagagacagactggaaCTAGACAAaaagactggatctctgaccatcacaaaacACCACAACTGAACACGCTGGACTCTATCTGATAAACCATCAGTGGCAAAACAGTGACTGAATACAGATTCAatgttactgtctatggtgagtagagaatTAACGTATGACTCACCTGAGTACATATTGTGGGATATTTATTTCTAATACTGCAAACTAACAAAATGATTGATAATTTTGAGATAGCAGATCAGCACATTGAGCCTGTTCATTTTACAGCTGTATTATAGTGTGTTTTACCTCACACTATACTcaaggccaattcacactgcaTTGGCCTATATTGACCAAAGCGGGCAATACATTTAACACATCAAACAAGAAGTGCCGACCAACACTAACAGATGCTAAAAGAATACACTGCTCCAACAAAACGTCTCAGTTTACTTATGTAACCATgcttccctgagtagggaatgagacactgcgtcctctaggggtcgctagaggatgcagttcgaagttcccttgaaagggaacgtctcaggttacttgtgtaaccatggttccctgagtggggaatgagacactgcgtcctctaggggtcgctagaggacgcagttcgaagttcccttgaaagggaacgtctcaggttacttgTGTAACCCATGGTTCCCTGAGtggggaatgagacactgcgtcctctaggggtcgctagaggacgcagttcgaagttcccttgaaagggaacgtctctggttacttatgtaaccatgcTTCCCTGAGtggggaatgagacactgcgtcctctaggggtcgctagaggacgcagttcgaagttcccttgaaagggaacgtctctggttacttatgtaaccatggcttccctgagtagggaatgagacactgcgtcctctaggggccgcaagaggatgcagttcgaagttcccttgaaagggaacgtctcaggttacttatgtaaccatgcTTCCCTGAGTAGGGAGGAATGACACTGCGCCCTCTAGCGACCCTTAGAGGATGCAGTtcaagttcccttgaaagggaacccaACAAACTGTCTGTTGGCATTGTTTGGCATTCACTGTTTTAATGTGACCCTATCTCAACTGTCACTTTGCTACACCAGTGTTTCTTAACTCCAGGCCTCGTGAACCCTCGTGCACATTTTGTCTTCCTTATTTAAAACACCTGATTTAGATCGTCAGGAGAGATGACATGAACTCCAtgaatgtgcagagcagtggagTTGAGACCCACTGCTGACTTCAAGCtccaaaatcaattttaaaagcattaattcTATTAACTCTTTAATGTTATTGAATCTTATTAATCTTATTTCTTTAACACTTTGAGTCTCAAACTGGTTGGTATATGGATCTCATActcacaaactcgtcagtcttgGACATTAGACAGAGGCAACTGAATAATATTCTAGAAGGCCCGTGCCATACTTTGCTCATTCTAGTATACATTATTTAGTCCCCATAAGACCACATCTAACCAGACGTCATGACCATTATCATAGAACCAAGTTGACTAACTTAACTTCCTCTAAGTAACTTTATATAATCATGCTGTGATTTCTCACATATATTCATAAGAATAATATTATAAGAGGTTGAAGCTGACCCGAATTTAGGTTGGTCAACTACACACTGTTGTTAAATGGAAAACCCATTATAGCCTCTACTACAGTATACATTGACTGATGCCAGTCTGTCAGAGCTCTAAAACATAATTCTACTAGCCCGTTACTAACCTAGCG
Protein-coding sequences here:
- the LOC122141486 gene encoding uncharacterized protein LOC122141486 — encoded protein: MISSTHTIQKRFNITIFDAVKSVSVMEGDSVTLESDITKIYDEIQFEYDDSIIAKISRAAQNFSTSDVPDERFRERLKLDDQTGSLTITNITTQHTGVYHLHIFNSRHTVHKSFVVNVCNTGVTDIQKYGQLLWKFGGNDTLVSKINGTHPVFSTHERFKDRILYHENGSLTIKGTRFEHAGSYRIVMSSSRNTLLKRFSVLVTASTVSDLEHPGSIAAMVFGSVLILTFGCIIYCKISKRGKYHLQIL